In one window of Bacillota bacterium DNA:
- the murB gene encoding UDP-N-acetylmuramate dehydrogenase: MEINEYVPLKDHTSYKLGGPARFFCEPSSVAQVKTALAFADEQKVPVYVLGSGTNVLVSDSGVHGLVIRLARKFGYLSVHDGNALVGTGLPLDHLIAALAEEGWGNFERLAGIPGSVGGGIYMNAGAYGITLGQFVQESMVMDRRGVVKRLSQSEHGFTYRSSVFQQQDLIVLETSLAVSSMPREQLAQNIAASKEKRRRLPLLPSCGSTFRNPPGTYAGKVIEELGLKGTQIGQAQISPSHANFIVNLGGASAQDVFGLIKLIKLEAAARGITMETEVRLWGQFE, encoded by the coding sequence ATGGAGATCAACGAATACGTCCCCTTGAAAGACCATACGTCATATAAACTCGGCGGTCCGGCTCGTTTCTTCTGCGAGCCGTCCTCGGTGGCCCAGGTCAAAACCGCCTTAGCTTTTGCGGATGAACAAAAGGTGCCGGTGTATGTCCTGGGAAGCGGTACTAACGTCCTAGTGAGCGATAGCGGGGTTCACGGCCTGGTTATCCGCCTAGCCCGGAAGTTCGGTTACCTTTCCGTTCACGACGGCAACGCCTTGGTAGGTACCGGGTTACCGCTTGATCATCTCATCGCTGCCCTGGCAGAAGAAGGTTGGGGCAATTTCGAGCGCTTGGCCGGCATCCCCGGTTCTGTCGGCGGCGGTATTTATATGAATGCCGGGGCCTATGGTATCACCCTGGGCCAATTTGTCCAGGAAAGTATGGTTATGGATCGACGGGGTGTGGTCAAACGCCTGTCTCAGTCTGAACACGGTTTCACCTATCGCAGCAGTGTTTTTCAGCAGCAAGACCTGATTGTGCTGGAGACTTCACTGGCTGTTTCCTCTATGCCGAGAGAACAACTGGCCCAAAATATCGCAGCCAGCAAGGAAAAGCGGCGCCGGCTCCCGTTGTTACCCAGCTGTGGGTCTACCTTCCGTAATCCACCTGGCACCTATGCCGGGAAAGTTATTGAAGAGCTGGGCCTAAAAGGCACCCAGATCGGGCAAGCCCAGATCTCCCCCTCTCACGCCAACTTTATCGTTAATCTAGGCGGGGCCAGCGCTCAGGATGTATTTGGTTTGATCAAGCTTATTAAGCTGGAGGCAGCGGCCCGGGGTATTACCATGGAAACAGAAGTGCGCCTATGGGGACAGTTTGAGTAG